In the Candidatus Chromulinivoraceae bacterium genome, GCTATTTATTCTAATCTTCGTACTGGACGGGTCGGCCGTTTTTAAATGCTTCGACCGCGTTGTTCAATATAGCAATCTGCTGTTTTGGATTTGCTGCATATTGGAAGGTGTAGGTTGTTTCGTCGCCCTCTGTGCTAAGTCGAATAGTCCCATAATTAAATAGCAGCTGAAGTGGACCACTCTGATGAAAACTAGCATCCTCAATATTAGCAAGACTTACCGTTTGTTCTTGACGCGAGAATAAGCCTGACTGAATTTCCTGAACCACACTCTCGTTCGTAAGAAAAAACTTATTAGCTGAATATATCCAAATAGACACATAGCAACTCAATAGAATGGCTGCAATCACAAGTAGACCACCTATGAGCACAGCCCCAAACGGTAGAGGCGAAACAATACTCATTGCATTCATAATAAGAGGATAGTTAATAAGGAGTGATGCTACCACCGCAACAGAAAACACTGTTAATACAACAGGCAAGACCATACCAATAGGATGCCTTCGGATGGCGCTGATAATATACTCTGCTTCACTAATACTAAGCGACGGAAAATCTTTAACCGATTGATCGTGTTTAGTCTTCAACTCATCACTGATCGTCGGCGCAACAGGGTCTGCCGCACGGCTCAAATGGACAAACTGCGGGCCGGGTTGCGGACCGTACGAAGGGTCGGCAGGTCTAGGGGGCGCTGCGTACAACGGGTTGCCGTCAGCATCATAGGCAACGGGCTTAGGTTCTTCTGTTTGCGGTCGGCGCGGAAGATCATCCATATCCATACTGGTATTATACCAACATTTATTGGTTTTCAGCCATGACCTTGCCGAGGTGAGTGTACGCTTTAGCTGTCACGCGTCGTCCGCGTGGCGTTCGCTCAATAAAGCCAAGCTGCAATAAGTATGGTTCGTAAAAATCCTCAATCGTACTCGCCTCGTCGCCTGTCAAGGCTGCAATGGTAGTAAGCCCCACTGGATTATTGCCATAGTTGTCAATAATGCTCAGAAGCATATTACGGTCAGCCGGATCGAGACCCAGTTCATCGACCTCCAAAAGCTCAAGTGCCATGAGTGTGGTCTTTCGATCAATAATCCCATCGCCATTTACATCAGCATAATCTCGTACACGTTTTAACAGACGATTGGCAATACGCGGCGTCAAGCGCGCCCGAGTAGAAAGCAGCTGTGCTGATTCGGGATGAATTTTGCTCTCCAGTATACTTGCTGCTCGCATAATAATCTTACCAATTTCATCGTGGGTATAGAAATCCAGTCGATAGATATGCCCAAATCTATCTCGGAGTGGTGCCGCAAGTGCACCCGTACGTGTTGTGGCACCAATAACCGTAAACTTTGGCAGATCAAGACGTACACTACGAGCCGCCGGACCCTTACCTATCACAATATCAAGCTTAAAATCCTCCATGGCGCTATAGAGCACCTCTTCGACAACTCTGCTTAATCGGTGGATCTCATCAATAAATAGCACGTCGCCATCTGCAAGGTTGGTCAAAATACTCGCAAGATCACCAGCGCGCTCTATAGCAGGTCCCGCGGTTACCCGCAGCTTTGCACCCATTTCATTGGCAATGACATTCGCCATCGTTGTTTTACCAAGTCCTGGTGGCCCGTACAGTAACACATGATCAATTGGTTCGTCACGTTTTTTAGCAGCATCAATTGCCAGTTTTAAGTTCTTTTTTAAACGCTCTTGGCCAATGTATTCTGAAAAATCACGCGGGCGCAGTGATATCTCTACCAGCTGTTCATCCTCGTCTTCGTCGTGATTACTTGTATCAACTATTCGTTCTACCGCCATATCAGTACTTTCAGTATAGCAGTTTATACTTCTAGGGAATGTTGTTTATTTTTAGGCAAGATTGTTAAAAGACTAGAGGTCTTTTTTCTCAATTTCTTGTTGCACCAAACTACGTAGAATCTCGGCCTTTGTTTTACCCGTTTTCAAAGCGGCCCAACGAAGATAGTTGTAGATAGGTCGATCGATGAAGAAGTTAAAGCGCATGTCTTTGGTAGAGATATCATTCTCGCCGATAAACCGTTGTATAATCTTATCTAGTGTTGCTTCTTCGTATTCTTCATGCTTAACCCAACCATCTTCGATTCCAGTTGCAAAAGCACTTTTGTCCATCGATGCACGACGTAACAAAAGGATCGGCTTTTTTTGCTGAACAGCCACTGCTACCTGATATCCGATTGCGAAGTTCTCATAACTTGCTTCGGCAATTACAACGTCAGCCTGAGCGATTGCACTAATACTCTCGTTGTATATATTAGACCAATCCTCGGCTGTTTGCCCTGTTTTTTGATTCGCATTAAATGCCCCATCCACCCAATCACGTGCAAGTACATGTCCTTCTTGCTTGATAACTTGCATTATTTTTCTAAGGACATCAATATCATTCTCAAGAGTTGGTTTCGATGTTACCAAATGAATTTTCATCTTACTCACCTTTTTGAACGGCCGTCATCGCTTGACCCCTTTACCAAATTATTTCTTACATGTATAATATCACACTTAGGTACTAA is a window encoding:
- the ruvB gene encoding Holliday junction branch migration DNA helicase RuvB, whose amino-acid sequence is MAVERIVDTSNHDEDEDEQLVEISLRPRDFSEYIGQERLKKNLKLAIDAAKKRDEPIDHVLLYGPPGLGKTTMANVIANEMGAKLRVTAGPAIERAGDLASILTNLADGDVLFIDEIHRLSRVVEEVLYSAMEDFKLDIVIGKGPAARSVRLDLPKFTVIGATTRTGALAAPLRDRFGHIYRLDFYTHDEIGKIIMRAASILESKIHPESAQLLSTRARLTPRIANRLLKRVRDYADVNGDGIIDRKTTLMALELLEVDELGLDPADRNMLLSIIDNYGNNPVGLTTIAALTGDEASTIEDFYEPYLLQLGFIERTPRGRRVTAKAYTHLGKVMAENQ
- a CDS encoding PH domain-containing protein, with the translated sequence MDMDDLPRRPQTEEPKPVAYDADGNPLYAAPPRPADPSYGPQPGPQFVHLSRAADPVAPTISDELKTKHDQSVKDFPSLSISEAEYIISAIRRHPIGMVLPVVLTVFSVAVVASLLINYPLIMNAMSIVSPLPFGAVLIGGLLVIAAILLSCYVSIWIYSANKFFLTNESVVQEIQSGLFSRQEQTVSLANIEDASFHQSGPLQLLFNYGTIRLSTEGDETTYTFQYAANPKQQIAILNNAVEAFKNGRPVQYED